A stretch of the Amia ocellicauda isolate fAmiCal2 chromosome 10, fAmiCal2.hap1, whole genome shotgun sequence genome encodes the following:
- the slc7a3b gene encoding cationic amino acid transporter 3, whose product MAGKKMASYGKMLLRRRVLDCSQEETRFARCLSTLDLIALGVGSTLGAGVYVLAGEVAREKAGPAIVLCFLIAALSSVLAGLCYAEFGARVPKTGSAYLYSYVTVGEIWAFITGWNLILSYVIGTASVARAWSSTFDNLVEQKISIFFKASVSIKVPGVLAEYPDLFALILVMLLTGLLAFGVSESALVNKIFTGVNLVVLGFVIISGFVKGNTDNWRLTEDQYMNYSNHVNDSDAIKKSFGTGGFAPFGFSGILSGAATCFYAFVGFDCIATTSEEAKNPQRSIPIGIVASLLICFFAYFGVSAALTLMMPYYMLNVQSPLPEAFSYVQWDPARYIVAVGSLCALSTSLLGSMFPMPRVIYAMAEDGLLFRFLSSINKRTKTPLLATIVSGVVAALMAFLFELAALVDLMSIGTLLAYSLVAVCVLILRYQPGTLSSGHSEKMVELSGEKTAMADVDSGDEFATETVPLKEKFSMKLLLLPNCEMPTKTSGTIVYATTAVISLVFTVLCCVLSLWGSEMMKGNVLWLTVCVVLVLISAVCILIIWRQPESKESLTFKVPFLPLLPLLSIFVNVYLMMQLDGHTWIRFAVWMAIGFLIYFAYGIWNSKEAQNSSRKYEPALRAKTPIYLGDDSEVEGTVA is encoded by the exons ATGGCTGGCAAGAAGATGGCATCCTATGGGAAGATGCTGCTGCGACGGCGGGTGCTAGACTGCTCACAGGAAGAGACGCGCTTTGCTCGCTGCCTCTCCACACTGGACCTGATTGCGCTGGGCGTGGGCAGCACATTGGGCGCAGGCGTGTACGTGCTAGCGGGAGAAGTAGCCAGGGAGAAGGCGGGGCCGGCCATCGTGCTCTGTTTTCTGATCGCTGCACTGTCTTCGGTCCTGGCGGGTCTTTGCTACGCGGAGTTCGGTGCCCGTGTGCCCAAAACAGGCTCCGCCTATCTCTACAGCTACGTTACGGTGGGGGAGATCTGGGCATTCATCACAGGCTGGAACCTCATCCTGTCTTATGTCATAG GTACGGCGAGCGTGGCGCGAGCATGGAGCTCCACCTTCGACAACCTGGTAGAGCAGAAGATCTCCATCTTCTTCAAGGCGTCCGTGTCCATCAAAGTGCCGGGCGTGCTGGCTGAGTACCCTGACCTGTTTGCTCTCATCCTGGTAATGCTGCTCACAG GCCTGCTGGCGTTTGGTGTGAGCGAGTCTGCTCTAGTCAACAAGATCTTCACTGGCGTCAACCTTGTGGTGCTGGGCTTCGTTATCATCTCCGGCTTTGTGAAGGGGAACACTGACAACTGGAGGCTGACAGAGGACCAGTACATGAATTACTCCAACCATGTGAATGATTCAGA TGCGATAAAGAAGAGTTTTGGAACTGGGGGATTCGCTCCATTTGGGTTTAGCGGTATCCTGTCCGGTGCCGCCACGTGCTTCTACGCCTTTGTGGGATTCGACTGCATCGCTACTACAA GTGAGGAAGCAAAGAACCCACAGCGCTCCATCCCCATCGGCATCGTGGCCTCCCTGCTCATCTGCTTCTTTGCCTACTTTGGGGTGTCAGCCGCGCTCACCCTCATGATGCCCTACTACATGCTGAACGTGCAGAGCCCCCTGCCTGAAGCCTTCAGCTACGTGCAGTGGGACCCCGCTCGTTACATCGTGGCTGTCGGCTCCCTGTGCGCCCTCTCCACCAG tcTGCTGGGCTCCATGTTTCCCATGCCGCGGGTCATCTACGCCATGGCTGAAGACGGGCTGCTGTTCCGCTTCCTGTCCAGCATTAACAAAAGGACCAAGACACCCCTGCTGGCCACCATCGTGTCTGGCGTGGTAGCAG cccTGATGGCATTCTTGTTTGAGCTGGCCGCCCTGGTGGACCTGATGTCCATAGGAACCCTGCTGGCCTACTCGCTGGTGGCAGTGTGTGTGCTCATCCTCAG GTACCAGCCAGGCACCCTGAGCTCTGGGCACAGCGAGAAGATGGTGGAGCTGAGCGGGGAGAAGACGGCCATGGCGGATGTGGACAGTGGGGATGAGTTTGCCACAGAAACCGTGCCCCTTAAGGAGAAGTTTAGCATGAAGCTGCTTCTGCTGCCCAACTGCGAAATGCCCACCAAGACCTCGGGGACCATTGTCTATGCCACCACCGCCGTTATCT catTAGTGTTCACtgtcctgtgctgtgtgctgtctCTGTGGGGCTCCGAGATGATGAAAGGGAACGTCCTGTGGTTGACAGTGTGTGTGGTCCTGGTGCTGATCTCGGCCGTCTGCATTCTCATCATCTGGAGACAGCCGGAGAGCAAGGAGTCGCTGACATTCAAG GTCCCGTTCCTGCCCCTGCTGCCTCTCCTCAGTATCTTTGTCAATGTCTACCTCATGATGCAGCTGGATGGACACACCTGGATCCGGTTTGCAGTGTGGATGGCCATCG GTTTCCTAATTTATTTTGCCTATGGCATCTGGAACAGCAAAGAAGCCCAGAACTCCTCCCGCAAATACGAGCCCGCCCTCCGTGCCAAGACCCCCATCTACTTGGGAGACGACTCTGAGGTTGAGGGGACTGTGGCCTGA